Proteins from a genomic interval of Heteronotia binoei isolate CCM8104 ecotype False Entrance Well chromosome 5, APGP_CSIRO_Hbin_v1, whole genome shotgun sequence:
- the DUSP1 gene encoding dual specificity protein phosphatase 1 yields the protein MVNMQVCALDCETLRGLLKDRALQCLLLDCRSFFSFNSSHVGGSHNVRLSTIIRRRAKGTMGLEHILPNEEVRARLQQGLYHAVVLLDERSADLEAPKGDSTLMLALNTLCREARHARICFLKGGYEALMSAYPELCTKPLAPKGLTLPLSTNNVPGSADSNCSSCGTPLYDQGGPVEILPFLYLGSAYHASRKDMLDALGITALINVSANCPNHFEGHYQYKRIPVEDNHKADISCWFNEAIAFIDSVKNDGGRVFVHCQAGISRSATICLAYLMRTNRVKLDEAFEFVKQRRSIISPNFSFMGQLLQFESQVLAPNCSAEAGSPAMAALDRGAPTTTVFNFPVSIPVHPSANALGYLQSPITTSPSC from the exons ATGGTCAACATGCAAGTGTGCGCCCTGGATTGCGAGACGCTGCGGGGTCTGCTGAAGGACAGGGCCTTGCAGTGCCTGCTCCTGGACTGccgctccttcttctccttcaacTCCTCGCACGTCGGCGGCTCCCACAACGTCCGCTTGAGCACCATCATCCGGCGGAGGGCCAAGGGGACCATGGGCCTGGAGCACATCCTGCCCAACGAGGAAGTGCGCGCCCGCCTGCAGCAGGGGCTTTACCACGCCGTGGTGTTGCTGGACGAGCGCAGCGCCGACCTGGAGGCGCCCAAGGGTGACAGCACCCTCATGCTGGCCCTGAACACCCTCTGCAGGGAAGCCCGCCACGCCCGCATCTGCTTCCTCAAAG GAGGATACGAAGCCTTAATGTCTGCGTACCCTGAGTTGTGCACAAAGCCGTTGGCTCCGAAGGGCCTGACTCTGCCCCTCAGCACGAACAATGTACCTGGCAGCGCAGATTCAAACTGCAGCTCCTGCGGGACTCCTCTGTACGATCAG GGTGGTCCAGTGGAAATCCTACCTTTCCTGTACTTGGGCAGTGCCTACCATGCTTCCAGGAAAGATATGCTGGATGCTTTGGGGATCACGGCCTTAATCAACGTCTCGGCTAACTGCCCGAACCATTTTGAGGGGCACTACCAGTACAAACGCATCCCTGTAGAAGATAACCACAAGGCTGACATCAGTTGCTGGTTTAATGAAGCCATTGCCTTCATAG ACTCTGTTAAAAACGATGGTGGGCGAGTATTTGTTCACTGTCAAGCTGGCATCTCCCGCTCAGCAACCATTTGCCTCGCTTACCTTATGAGGACCAATCGAGTCAAACTGGACGAAGCCTTTGAGTTTGTCAAGCAGAGGAGAAGCATCATCTCTCCCAACTTCAGCTTCATGGGACAGTTGCTGCAGTTTGAGTCCCAGGTCCTTGCTCCAAATTGCTCAGCGGAGGCTGGAAGCCCTGCCATGGCTGCATTGGACAGAGGTGCACCAACAACGACGGTTTTCAACTTTCCAGTCTCCATCCCCGTCCATCCTTCTGCCAATGCACTAGGCTACCTTCAGAGCCCTATCaccacttctccaagctgctga